Proteins encoded by one window of Candidatus Zymogenus saltonus:
- a CDS encoding ATP-binding protein has translation MDISKLTEKDIRDLIERRTEPKNLDYKERFKWVKNNKDGMLNIVKDILAMANTQDGGKIIFGVRDSDYNFVGLSQEDYESFDQTEVNNFLQKYAEPKFACQVYKMVIDGKNVVVIDIPEFEVEPIICKKDAHSTDNPKEHILKEGQVFIRTDKGTTESIKSVEDMRDLLRRATVKKGEELLNSIKLLISGKPMKPTDESLKNYKAEIEEVNNFFDDKFGDRYKKYGYWNVISYPNIYIPDRILNKEEIRNLVESSEVRLRGWYFPYTNRNSASFFKKGRRSYINFEDHVEGYSAFKSGLFYWKGYFWKDIDEDKITDINFIDTIYSIMEFLLFIKRYFDKICLNEDDLFIEISLYGIKDRSLVSDHSSRQISGFYKTEETSIQSDINIKLFDLKTNYEDLVKRLVKDIFLYFNWEIPDDTIEHWQKRLHER, from the coding sequence ATGGACATTTCAAAGCTAACAGAAAAAGACATTAGAGACCTTATCGAGCGGAGAACAGAGCCTAAAAACCTCGATTACAAAGAGAGGTTCAAATGGGTTAAGAATAATAAAGATGGAATGCTAAATATAGTAAAAGACATTCTTGCTATGGCTAATACTCAAGATGGCGGGAAAATTATCTTTGGCGTTAGAGATAGTGATTACAACTTTGTAGGATTATCGCAAGAAGATTATGAATCCTTTGATCAGACAGAAGTTAACAATTTTCTTCAAAAATATGCAGAGCCAAAATTTGCATGTCAAGTCTATAAAATGGTAATTGATGGAAAGAATGTTGTTGTAATAGATATACCCGAATTTGAAGTGGAGCCAATAATTTGTAAAAAGGACGCCCATTCAACAGATAATCCTAAAGAACATATTTTAAAAGAAGGTCAGGTATTTATTAGGACAGATAAAGGAACGACAGAATCTATTAAATCAGTTGAGGACATGAGAGATTTATTAAGAAGGGCTACGGTTAAAAAAGGTGAAGAATTACTAAATAGTATTAAGCTTTTAATATCTGGGAAACCAATGAAACCAACTGACGAATCTTTGAAAAATTACAAAGCAGAAATTGAGGAAGTAAACAATTTTTTTGATGATAAGTTCGGCGATAGATACAAAAAATACGGATATTGGAATGTTATTTCATATCCGAACATTTATATACCTGATAGGATATTAAATAAAGAGGAAATAAGAAATTTAGTAGAAAGCTCTGAAGTAAGGTTACGTGGCTGGTATTTTCCATATACTAATAGAAATAGTGCTTCTTTTTTTAAAAAAGGTAGACGATCATATATTAACTTTGAAGATCATGTTGAAGGTTATAGTGCATTCAAAAGCGGTTTATTTTATTGGAAAGGATACTTTTGGAAAGATATTGATGAAGATAAAATTACGGATATAAACTTCATAGATACAATTTACTCTATTATGGAATTTCTGCTTTTTATAAAAAGATATTTCGATAAAATTTGTCTTAATGAAGATGACTTATTTATCGAAATATCATTATACGGTATAAAGGATCGTTCTTTAGTTTCAGATCATAGTAGTAGACAAATATCAGGCTTTTATAAAACAGAAGAGACATCAATACAAAGTGATATAAATATCAAACTATTTGACTTAAAAACCAATTATGAAGATTTAGTAAAAAGATTAGTAAAAGATATCTTTTTATATTTCAATTGGGAAATACCTGATGATACAATAGAACATTGGCAAAAAAGATTACATGAAAGATAG